A stretch of the Halomonas sp. BDJS001 genome encodes the following:
- a CDS encoding electron transfer flavoprotein subunit alpha/FixB family protein, translating into MSEIIRRDPRREWIARNRLHPDNAAVLAALGVNRGGGATSEWMGPNGVVRKDPRAIGFIGPNGVKRIDRSGLQQGGQSTAATTAAHDSRRTVTIDQPAFLVAVVPDLTGGRLSGHDKDLLGLARRLADADAEHPGAVVAILFGEHKEEALGEAGIDRVVHLDDEFYAGFAPEARLAALSAVEREMTPRFWLLPDSPLGGADLGRRLSLRLGERAATGVWQIETDNEAPLGWRCTARGGAGSLDIQRPLPRVALALAECAEPVDETQHAAEHLTLAASLPTTLSRIEDLGQVAVDPAGVALAEAEFILSGGNGVKEWDAFHHAAKVLGATEGASRVAVDDGFMARDRQVGATGTWVTARVYMAVGISGAIQHLQGIQRCDKVVAINLDPGCDIIKRADLAVIGDSTQILAALVAMVEQQRGGQRDAA; encoded by the coding sequence ATGAGCGAGATTATACGTCGCGATCCGCGTCGCGAGTGGATCGCCCGGAATCGTCTGCACCCCGACAACGCCGCGGTGCTGGCCGCCCTGGGTGTAAACAGGGGCGGCGGAGCGACCAGCGAGTGGATGGGCCCCAACGGCGTGGTGCGCAAGGATCCGCGTGCCATCGGTTTTATCGGCCCCAATGGGGTCAAACGGATTGACCGCAGTGGCCTCCAGCAAGGGGGGCAGTCCACCGCGGCAACCACGGCGGCCCACGATAGCCGCCGCACGGTGACCATTGACCAGCCCGCCTTCCTGGTGGCTGTGGTGCCTGACCTGACCGGTGGGCGACTCTCCGGCCATGACAAGGACTTGCTGGGGCTGGCCCGGCGTCTGGCGGATGCCGACGCCGAGCATCCCGGCGCCGTGGTGGCGATCCTCTTCGGCGAGCATAAGGAAGAGGCGCTGGGCGAAGCTGGCATCGATCGCGTCGTGCATCTTGATGATGAGTTTTACGCAGGGTTTGCGCCAGAAGCGCGCCTGGCGGCTTTAAGCGCCGTTGAACGGGAGATGACGCCGCGCTTCTGGCTGTTGCCAGACTCACCCCTGGGCGGTGCCGATCTGGGGAGGCGTCTGTCCTTGCGCTTGGGCGAACGCGCTGCCACGGGCGTTTGGCAGATCGAGACTGACAATGAGGCGCCGCTGGGTTGGCGCTGCACGGCTCGTGGTGGCGCCGGGAGCCTGGATATTCAGCGCCCGCTGCCGCGGGTTGCCCTGGCGCTGGCCGAGTGCGCCGAGCCGGTGGACGAGACCCAGCATGCGGCCGAGCACCTGACCCTGGCAGCGTCACTTCCCACCACTCTATCGCGCATTGAAGACCTGGGGCAGGTGGCGGTGGATCCCGCCGGCGTGGCGCTGGCCGAGGCCGAGTTCATCCTCTCCGGCGGCAACGGTGTTAAAGAGTGGGATGCCTTCCACCATGCCGCGAAAGTCCTCGGCGCTACCGAAGGTGCGTCCCGTGTCGCGGTGGACGACGGCTTTATGGCCCGCGATCGTCAGGTGGGTGCGACCGGCACCTGGGTAACCGCCCGAGTCTATATGGCGGTGGGTATTTCAGGCGCTATCCAGCACCTGCAGGGCATTCAGCGCTGCGACAAGGTGGTGGCGATTAATCTCGATCCGGGGTGCGATATCATCAAGCGCGCCGACCTGGCGGTGATTGGCGACAGCACGCAAATTCTGGCCGCGTTAGTGGCCATGGTGGAACAGCAGCGGGGAGGTCAGCGCGATGCAGCCTGA